A window from Solanum stenotomum isolate F172 chromosome 7, ASM1918654v1, whole genome shotgun sequence encodes these proteins:
- the LOC125870943 gene encoding long chain acyl-CoA synthetase 6, peroxisomal-like, whose amino-acid sequence MDSEAERRFRTIRNHLTSTAAAAVEQEQPSLLCRRNAAGEFFFEQGFSNALPEELKTGKWNVYRSARSPVKLISRFADHPEIGTLHDNFVRSVEAFPDCNYLGSRVQEDGTVGEYKWMTYKEADTARSAIGSALVCHQIPKGSCVGLYFINRPEWLIVDHACSAYSFISVPLYDTLGPEAVKYIANHAAIEAIFCVPETLNHLLSFVSEIPSLHLIVVVGAVDGRIPSLPPSSGVEIISYSTLLSQGLSNLQPFCPPKPETVATICYTSGTTGTPKGAVLTHGNLIANVAGMSIGINLYSSDIYISYLPLAHIFERATQVLLVYFGGASGFYQGDNLKLVDDMAVLRPTVFCSVPRLYNKLYASIMNVVKTSGSLREKIFNAAYNAKKQAIFNGKNPSPFWDRLVFNKIKSRLGGRVRYMVSGASPLSPDVMDFLRVCFGCQVIEGYGMTETSCTISNMDQSDILSGHVGSPNPACEIKLVDVPEMNYTYEDQPYPRGEICVRGPIVFQGYYKDEVQTQEMIDKDGWLHTGDIGVWLPGGRLKIIDRKKNIFKLAQGEYVAPEKIENVYAKSKYVAQCFIHGDSLNSSLVAIVCVDPDMFKAWAINEGIKNKDVKQLCTDPRAKAAILKDMDTVGREAQLRGFEFAKAITLVLEPFTLENNLLTPTYKIKRPQARTYFAKEIADMYAELSTSNSSPDKIL is encoded by the exons ATGGATTCCGAAGCTGAACGTCGTTTTCGAACTATTCGCAACCACCTCACTTCCACCGCCGCCGCCGCCGTTGAACAAGAGCAGCCGTCACTTCTCTGCCGTAGAAATGCCGCCGGCGAGTTCTTCTTCG AGCAAGGATTTAGTAATGCGCTCCCTGAGGAACTGAAGACAGGAAAATGGAATGTGTACAG ATCTGCTCGCTCTCCGGTGAAGCTTATTAGTAGATTTGCAGATCATCCTGAAATTGGTACCTtgcatgacaattttgt GCGATCGGTTGAGGCGTTTCCAGACTGCAATTACTTAGGATCACGAGTTCAAGAAGATGGAACAGTAGGAGA GTACAAATGGATGACATACAAGGAGGCAGATACTGCACGGTCAGCAATAGGTTCTGCACTAGTTTGTCATCAGATTCCAAAG GGATCTTGTGTTGGTTTATATTTTATCAACCGACCAGAATGGCTGATAGTCGACCATGCCTGCTCTGCGTATTCATTTATTTCTGTTCCTTTATACGATACTCTTG GTCCAGAAGCTGTAAAATATATTGCAAACCATGCAGCAATTGAAGCTATATTTTGTGTGCCAGAAACATTAAATCAT TTGCTTAGCTTCGTATCGGAGATTCCTTCGCTGCATTTAATTGTG GTAGTTGGAGCAGTAGATGGGAGAATTCCATCACTTCCACCGTCATCTGGAGTGGAGATCATATCATATTCAACACTACTTAGTCAG GGTCTCAGCAATCTTCAGCCCTTTTGCCCACCAAAACCTGAGACTGTTGCTACGATATGCTATACGAGTGGTACAACTGGGACCCCAAAG GGTGCTGTTTTGACCCATGGAAACCTGATTGCAAATGTTGCTGGTATGAGTATTGGCATCAATCTATACTCTTCAGATAT TTACATCTCATATCTTCCGCTGGCACATATATTTGAGAGGGCTACCCAAGTATTGCTGGTCTATTTTGGAGGAGCTTCTGGATTCTATCAGGGA GATAATCTGAAACTAGTGGATGATATGGCTGTATTAAGGCCCACCGTCTTTTGCAGCGTTCCTCGGTTATACAATAAATTATATGCCAG CATTATGAATGTTGTGAAGACATCTGGTTCTctgagagagaaaatatttaatgCTGCTTATAATGCTAAGAAGCAAGCAATTTTTAATG GAAAGAATCCATCCCCATTTTGGGATAGATTGgtattcaacaaaataaaatcaaggcTAGGAGGAAGAGTTCGCTATATGGTCTCAGGAGCTTCACCATTATCTCCTGATGTAATGGACTTTTTGCGGGT ATGCTTTGGTTGTCAAGTTATAGAAGGGTATGGAATGACCGAAACTTCCTGTACTATAAGTAACATGGATCAGAGTGATATCTTATCTGGTCATGTGGGCTCTCCTAATCCTGCATGTG aaataaagcTTGTTGATGTCCCTGAAATGAACTATACATATGAAGATCAGCCTTATCCCCGTGGTGAGATTTGTGTAAGAGGCCCGATAGTGTTCCAGGGATACTACAAGGATGAAGTACAGAC GCAAGAAATGATTGACAAAGATGGATGGCTTCACACCGGAGATATTGGAGTGTGGCTACCTGGGGGGCGCTTAAAGATAATTGATAG gaagaaaaatattttcaagttggCACAGGGAGAATATGTAGCTCCGGAAAAAATCGAGAATGTTTATGCAAAGAGCAAGTATGTTGCACAGTGCTTTATACATG GTGACAGCCTAAATTCCTCTCTGGTAGCCATAGTCTGCGTGGACCCAGACATGTTTAAAGCATGGGCTATAAATGAAGGCATCAAG AATAAAGACGTGAAACAGCTCTGCACTGATCCAAGAGCAAAGGCTGCAATATTGAAAGACATGGATACCGTTGGAAGGGAAGCACAG TTGCGAGGTTTCGAATTTGCAAAAGCTATTACTTTGGTGCTTGAGCCTTTTACTTTGGAGAATAATCTGCTTACTCCAACGTACAAG ATAAAAAGGCCACAAGCAAGAACATACTTTGCTAAAGAAATAGCTGACATGTATGCAGAACTCTCAACATCCAATTCTTCTCCAGATAAAATCTTGTGA
- the LOC125870941 gene encoding long chain acyl-CoA synthetase 6, peroxisomal-like, producing MSIGITLYSSDIYISYLPLAHIYERATQVLLVYFGGASGFYQGDNLKLVDDIAVLRPTVFCSVPRLYNRLYAGIMNAVKTSGSLRERIFNSAYNAKKQAIFNGKNPSPIWDRLVFNKIKARLGGRVRLMVSGASPLSPDVMDFMRICFGCQVIEGYGMTETSGLISNMDQSDILSGHVGSPNPACEIKLVDVPEMNYTYEDQPYPCGEICVRGPIVFQGYYKDEVQTQEVIDKDGWFHTGDIGAWLPGVRLKIIDRKKNILKLAQGEYVAPEKIENVYANSKYVAQCFIHGDSLNSSLVAIVCVDPDMLKTWAINEGIKNKDVKQLCTDPRAKAAILKDMDTVGKEAQLRGFEFAKAITLVLEPFTMENDLLTPTYKIKRPQARIYFAKEIANMYAELSESNSSPNKIL from the exons ATGAGTATCGGCATCACACTGTACTCTTCAGATAT TTACATCTCATATCTTCCGCTGGCACATATATATGAGAGGGCTACCCAAGTATTGCTGGTCTATTTTGGAGGAGCTTCTGGATTCTATCAGGGA GATAATCTGAAACTAGTGGATGATATAGCTGTATTAAGGCCCACTGTCTTTTGCAGCGTCCCTCGGTTATACAATAGATTATATGCCGG CATTATGAATGCTGTGAAGACATCTGGCTCACTCAGAGAGAGGATATTTAATTCTGCTTATAATGCTAAGAAGCAAGCAATTTTTAACG GAAAGAATCCATCCCCAATCTGGGATAGATTGgtattcaacaaaataaaagcAAGGCTAGGAGGAAGAGTTCGTTTGATGGTCTCAGGAGCTTCACCATTATCTCCGGATGTTATGGACTTTATGCGTAT ATGCTTTGGTTGTCAAGTTATAGAAGGATATGGAATGACTGAAACTTCTGGTCTTATAAGTAACATGGATCAGAGTGATATCTTATCTGGTCATGTGGGCTCTCCTAATCCTGCATGTG aaataaagcTTGTTGATGTCCCTGAAATGAACTATACATATGAAGATCAGCCTTATCCCTGTGGTGAGATTTGTGTAAGAGGCCCCATAGTGTTCCAGGGATACTACAAGGATGAAGTACAGAC GCAAGAAGTGATTGACAAAGATGGATGGTTTCACACCGGAGATATTGGAGCGTGGCTACCTGGGGTCCGCTTAAAGATAATTGATAG GaagaagaatattttaaagttggCACAGGGAGAATATGTAGCTCCAGAAAAAATTGAGAATGTTTATGCAAATAGCAAGTATGTTGCACAGTGCTTTATACATG GTGACAGCCTGAATTCCTCTCTGGTAGCCATAGTCTGTGTGGACCCAGACATGTTGAAAACATGGGCAATAAATGAAGGCATCAAG AATAAAGACGTGAAACAGCTCTGCACTGATCCAAGAGCGAAAGCTGCAATATTGAAAGACATGGATACTGTTGGAAAGGAAGCACAG TTGAGAGGTTTCGAATTTGCAAAAGCTATCACTTTGGTGCTTGAGCCTTTTACAATGGAGAATGATCTGCTTACTCCGACTTACAAG ATAAAAAGGCCACAAGCAAGAATATACTTTGCTAAAGAAATAGCAAATATGTATGCAGAACTCTCAGAATCCAATTCCTCTCCAAATAAAATCTTGTGA